A genomic segment from Myxococcota bacterium encodes:
- a CDS encoding PilT/PilU family type 4a pilus ATPase, with the protein MSAASTKTPSLLGRLAVKLEMITMEQLRDATAAQGRHPEKRLGEILLELGHLDRAALDKLEKVQRDVVAKHRAKRAAGASPLADAEKVEAAPAPTAADRARKAALPPSDADAGAPNPSRKAPTAAPPTPSAAPAEAASGDASELDFAIGDDVPYVAIGDDAGPAPELELASGPGHASAPEPAPAAASVAATDPPPIRPSPAEAVAAARPPVAAEGAEVAGGEHGDSLDLALSFGSGERERLATLLGDAVAGGASDVHVHAGAPLKLRVNGALADTGAEPLSADAATQLVLAALTPAEQRELARAGEIDSCLSLPGVGRFRMNAYRQQRGFDAVFRAIPAKPPTLESLGLPNALAKFTNYHQGMVLVTGPAGCGKSSTMAALVNLINEERDEHILTVEDPIEYLHAPKRCLVNQRHAGRHTGSFARALRAALREDPDVIVIGELRDLETISLAMTAAETGHFVLATLHTANAVRTINRMIGAFPSNRQDQVRTMLSESLRAVISQRLVPTVDGSRRVPALELLVINKAIANLIRDEKTVQIRSSIQTGSSHGMCLLEQSLNELVRAGTIDKETALYIAEDKKLITA; encoded by the coding sequence ATGAGCGCCGCATCCACCAAGACGCCGTCGTTGCTGGGCCGCCTCGCGGTCAAGCTCGAGATGATCACGATGGAGCAGCTTCGCGACGCGACGGCTGCCCAGGGCCGCCACCCCGAGAAGCGCCTCGGCGAGATCCTGCTCGAGCTCGGCCATCTCGACCGGGCGGCGCTCGACAAGCTCGAGAAGGTGCAGCGCGACGTCGTCGCCAAGCACCGCGCCAAGCGCGCGGCGGGTGCGAGCCCGCTCGCGGACGCCGAGAAGGTCGAGGCGGCGCCGGCGCCCACCGCGGCCGATCGCGCGCGCAAGGCCGCGCTGCCGCCGAGCGATGCCGATGCCGGCGCGCCGAATCCCTCCCGCAAGGCGCCGACCGCCGCGCCGCCGACTCCGTCCGCGGCGCCCGCAGAGGCGGCGAGCGGCGACGCGAGCGAGCTCGACTTCGCGATCGGCGACGACGTCCCGTACGTCGCGATCGGCGACGACGCCGGACCGGCGCCCGAGCTCGAGCTCGCCTCCGGCCCCGGCCACGCGTCCGCCCCCGAGCCCGCACCCGCCGCCGCGTCGGTAGCTGCGACCGATCCGCCGCCGATCCGCCCTTCGCCGGCGGAGGCCGTCGCGGCCGCGCGTCCGCCGGTGGCTGCCGAGGGCGCCGAGGTCGCGGGCGGCGAGCACGGCGACTCGCTCGATCTCGCGCTGTCGTTCGGCAGCGGCGAGCGCGAGCGGCTCGCGACGCTGCTCGGCGACGCCGTCGCCGGCGGCGCGAGCGACGTGCACGTGCACGCGGGCGCGCCGCTCAAGCTGCGCGTCAACGGCGCGCTCGCGGACACGGGCGCCGAGCCGCTCTCCGCGGACGCCGCGACGCAGCTCGTGCTCGCCGCGCTCACGCCGGCCGAGCAGCGCGAGCTCGCGCGCGCGGGCGAGATCGACAGCTGCCTCTCGCTCCCCGGCGTCGGGCGCTTCCGCATGAACGCCTATCGTCAGCAGCGCGGCTTCGACGCCGTCTTCCGCGCGATCCCCGCGAAGCCGCCGACGCTCGAATCGCTCGGGCTCCCGAACGCGCTCGCGAAGTTCACCAACTACCACCAGGGCATGGTGCTCGTCACCGGGCCGGCGGGCTGTGGCAAGTCGTCGACCATGGCCGCGCTCGTGAACCTGATCAACGAGGAGCGCGACGAGCACATCCTCACGGTCGAGGACCCGATCGAGTACCTGCACGCGCCGAAGCGCTGCCTCGTGAACCAGCGCCACGCGGGACGCCACACGGGGAGCTTCGCGCGCGCCCTTCGCGCCGCGTTGCGCGAGGACCCCGACGTGATCGTGATCGGCGAGCTGCGCGACCTCGAGACCATCTCGCTCGCGATGACGGCCGCCGAGACGGGTCACTTCGTGCTCGCGACGCTGCACACGGCGAACGCCGTCCGCACCATCAACCGCATGATCGGCGCCTTCCCGTCGAACCGGCAGGACCAGGTGCGCACGATGCTCTCGGAGTCGCTGCGCGCCGTCATCTCGCAGCGCCTCGTGCCGACGGTCGACGGCTCGCGACGCGTGCCGGCGCTCGAGCTGCTCGTCATCAACAAGGCCATCGCGAATCTGATCCGCGACGAGAAGACGGTGCAGATCCGCTCGTCGATCCAGACCGGCTCGTCGCACGGCATGTGCCTGCTCGAGCAGTCGCTGAACGAGCTCGTCCGCGCCGGCACCATCGACAAGGAGACGGCGCTGTACATCGCCGAGGACAAGAAGCTCATCACCGCCTAG